A window of Gemmatimonadota bacterium contains these coding sequences:
- a CDS encoding HAD family phosphatase, with product MDVPVLLVEFEGVIVETAPARRAALAESLAVEGIVCTEAILEEAAGYATEDAVRRARRAAGAPEDETAVELGRLRAERAFATRAGKGLPLAPDARVVFERLAAHARLALVTRASRREVEFLLGLADMEGLFRPMIAVEDVLPTKPAREPWLAALARIGQLFPGQQLKALAVEDHVVGLRAARRANIASVGVGPLPAHEAIEGDAWIESLVDLTPERMRALTGTSTERRR from the coding sequence ATGGATGTCCCGGTCCTGCTGGTCGAGTTCGAGGGTGTGATCGTGGAGACGGCGCCGGCGCGACGCGCCGCGCTCGCGGAGTCACTCGCGGTGGAGGGGATCGTCTGCACCGAGGCCATCCTCGAGGAGGCGGCCGGATACGCGACGGAGGACGCGGTGCGGCGCGCGCGACGCGCGGCTGGCGCGCCCGAGGACGAGACCGCGGTCGAACTCGGTCGCCTGCGCGCCGAGCGGGCCTTCGCCACCCGCGCCGGGAAGGGGCTGCCGCTCGCCCCCGACGCGCGCGTCGTCTTCGAGCGGCTCGCCGCCCATGCGCGGCTCGCGCTCGTCACGCGCGCCTCCCGTCGCGAGGTGGAGTTCCTGCTCGGGCTCGCCGACATGGAAGGGCTCTTCCGCCCGATGATCGCGGTGGAGGACGTGCTGCCGACCAAGCCGGCGCGCGAACCCTGGCTCGCGGCCCTCGCACGCATCGGCCAGCTCTTCCCCGGTCAGCAGTTGAAGGCGCTCGCGGTGGAGGATCATGTGGTCGGGCTCCGGGCCGCGCGCCGCGCGAACATCGCGAGCGTGGGCGTCGGGCCGCTCCCGGCGCACGAGGCGATCGAGGGCGATGCCTGGATCGAATCGCTCGTGGACCTCACACCGGAGCGCATGCGCGCGCTCACGGGCACGAGCACGGAGCGCCGCCGGTGA